One window of the Flavobacteriales bacterium genome contains the following:
- a CDS encoding gliding motility-associated C-terminal domain-containing protein, with protein MRQTSVDRTIILRLYLSFILLIGLYVSAYSQQYFTQNKGQWNSEVLFKKQANGAVLYLKPQSISVLLYNDQQWSELVSHPKHNERKLFKNNTNSNTVDYHHYIMYFENSNNVVPQGEQPSSYVINYFLGNDSTKWASGVRDFGFVRYENLYDNIDLLVYGHGTSLKYDFVLKAGADISQIKIRYDYVDNLDLQGDSLIIKTSLGSFSEKIPISFIEENDYRTEVSVRFTLSENTVQFVSETTPTLNQTMIIDPQVVFATYAGNSVDNFGFTATYDEQGNLYSGGIATAPDFSFNKNGYYPTTVGAFSTTYSGGDEQGIYSFKCDITLNKYSNDGKKLISATYLGGESNEYPHSIVVDKNNELVVFGTTFSDAFPVSANAFQKNNKGLSDLIITRFTADFSNLVGSTYLGGDSKDGLNEEPVLNYFYADNFRGEVQIDKTGNICVSSSTYSDNFPTVSAFQSKIAGRQDGVFVQLKSDLSQLFWSTYLGGNSGDALYSVDFDTAGIIYLSGGTKSSDLTNSTAGIGTKFNGGVCDGFIAMLNPSTKALIKTAYWGTNSYDQIFHLEIDYENKIYVVGQSQGNMPIVGNVYNNPSSGQFISKFDDQLNNLELSTVFGSGNGAIDITINAFLVDECRKIFISGWGGETSQKSFSSTSKLTITPDAYQKTTDGSDFYLVVFSKQAKHLLYATWFGGYKTHDHVDGGTSRFDKKGVIYQSVCASCPMDNFTHAISDFPTTKGAYAEKNVSPRCSNAAFKIAFGNLNRPPYLSNQLFHVKALDTLNFLYSITDVDEDSIFVTLSPDAKTASQLINFKAQSKALEKWQQNIAFTAACGSIGDTLSIKVYAIDQGCPGVLDSSATIKIVVDPPPILDPPQTICLNFVGDDAIIIEWDSISFSKYYQSTTLYRIDPSGKTTKLTTANNIAGGKYQDNNLIKPKQNEYRYFLVVTNKCNVDGPSSYEVSTTKEFLFPIETTYIKTATVTDDDHIQVVWLQTTEADFGYYEILRKRNGDNQAFEYFASTFNREDTFFIDNQANVNEQSYCYVIVVHDKCGHFSKQSNEGCTIVLEGVSVPFKHTIWWNDYTDWPNDVNDYSISRCVDTGQLALYDLVDGTTTTLVDTTWDYCWGGYWYRVTAYENGGLGAESQSNRIYLVQPPLLHVPNAFTPNGDNLNETWGIVPVFVKEYEIEVFNRWGERVYSSENVKEDWAGFYKDLQPGQTVYIYKIRYTGWDRSVHHRTGTVTVIK; from the coding sequence TTGAGACAAACATCGGTTGACAGAACAATAATTTTGCGTCTCTATTTGTCCTTTATCCTGCTTATTGGGTTATATGTTTCGGCATATAGTCAGCAGTATTTTACCCAAAACAAGGGTCAATGGAATTCAGAAGTTTTATTTAAAAAACAAGCCAACGGAGCCGTTTTATATTTAAAACCTCAAAGTATTTCCGTATTGCTTTACAACGACCAACAATGGTCCGAATTGGTCAGTCATCCTAAACACAACGAAAGAAAGTTGTTTAAAAACAACACTAATTCAAATACAGTTGATTACCATCACTACATAATGTACTTCGAAAATTCGAACAATGTTGTACCTCAAGGTGAACAACCCAGCAGTTACGTTATCAATTATTTTTTAGGAAATGACAGCACCAAATGGGCTTCCGGCGTTCGAGACTTTGGATTTGTTCGATACGAAAATTTGTATGACAACATTGATTTACTTGTCTATGGCCACGGAACCTCGCTGAAATATGATTTTGTGCTGAAAGCAGGAGCTGATATTTCACAAATAAAAATTCGGTATGATTACGTCGATAATCTGGATTTGCAAGGCGATTCGCTCATCATAAAAACTTCGCTGGGAAGCTTTTCAGAAAAAATACCTATCAGTTTTATTGAAGAAAATGATTATAGAACAGAAGTTTCTGTTCGATTTACTCTATCCGAAAATACGGTTCAATTCGTATCAGAAACTACCCCTACCCTGAATCAAACAATGATTATAGACCCCCAAGTGGTTTTTGCAACCTATGCAGGAAACAGCGTTGACAATTTTGGCTTTACGGCAACTTATGACGAACAAGGCAATTTATACTCCGGAGGCATAGCCACTGCACCCGATTTTAGTTTCAACAAAAATGGCTATTACCCCACAACCGTTGGAGCTTTTAGCACGACCTACAGTGGTGGAGATGAACAAGGAATCTATAGTTTTAAGTGTGACATAACCCTCAATAAGTATAGTAACGACGGCAAAAAATTAATCTCTGCCACCTATTTGGGTGGAGAAAGCAACGAATATCCGCACAGCATTGTGGTGGACAAAAACAATGAGTTGGTGGTTTTTGGTACCACATTTAGTGACGCATTTCCAGTTTCGGCAAATGCTTTTCAAAAAAACAACAAAGGTTTAAGCGATTTAATAATAACCAGATTTACCGCCGACTTTTCTAACCTTGTAGGAAGCACCTATTTGGGTGGCGATAGCAAAGACGGGTTGAATGAAGAACCGGTACTCAATTATTTCTATGCCGACAATTTCAGAGGAGAAGTTCAAATTGACAAAACCGGCAATATTTGCGTAAGTAGCTCTACATATTCTGATAATTTTCCGACCGTTTCGGCATTTCAATCAAAAATTGCGGGACGACAAGATGGGGTGTTTGTTCAACTAAAATCAGACTTGAGTCAATTGTTTTGGAGCACCTATTTAGGGGGTAACAGCGGAGATGCGTTATACTCGGTAGATTTTGATACAGCCGGAATTATTTATTTGAGTGGTGGTACAAAAAGCAGCGATCTTACAAATTCTACAGCAGGTATCGGTACCAAATTTAATGGTGGTGTGTGCGATGGTTTTATTGCAATGCTCAACCCATCTACTAAAGCCTTGATAAAAACAGCCTATTGGGGAACTAATAGCTACGACCAAATATTTCATCTCGAAATTGATTATGAAAATAAAATATATGTGGTAGGCCAGAGTCAAGGCAATATGCCAATTGTGGGCAATGTGTACAACAACCCAAGCAGTGGCCAATTTATTTCAAAATTTGACGACCAACTGAACAACTTGGAACTTTCAACAGTTTTTGGATCTGGCAATGGAGCCATTGATATAACCATTAATGCCTTTTTGGTTGATGAATGTCGAAAAATATTTATTAGCGGTTGGGGTGGCGAGACAAGTCAAAAATCCTTTAGTTCTACGAGTAAATTGACCATAACACCAGACGCTTATCAGAAAACAACCGATGGCAGTGATTTCTATTTGGTTGTATTTAGCAAACAGGCCAAACACTTGCTTTATGCCACTTGGTTTGGTGGATATAAAACCCATGACCATGTAGATGGCGGCACCAGCAGATTTGACAAAAAAGGAGTTATCTACCAATCGGTTTGTGCAAGCTGCCCAATGGATAATTTTACACATGCCATCAGCGATTTTCCAACAACAAAAGGAGCTTATGCCGAAAAAAATGTTAGCCCACGATGCAGCAATGCGGCATTTAAAATTGCTTTCGGAAACCTGAATAGGCCGCCTTATTTGTCAAACCAATTATTTCATGTAAAAGCACTTGACACTCTAAATTTCTTGTATTCCATAACTGATGTGGATGAAGACTCCATTTTTGTAACCCTAAGCCCAGATGCAAAGACGGCATCTCAACTAATAAATTTCAAAGCACAATCAAAAGCATTAGAAAAATGGCAACAAAACATTGCTTTTACTGCAGCATGTGGCAGTATTGGAGACACCCTATCCATCAAGGTTTATGCCATTGACCAAGGCTGCCCGGGAGTATTAGATAGCTCTGCAACAATTAAAATAGTGGTTGACCCACCACCAATTCTCGACCCGCCACAAACAATATGTTTAAATTTTGTGGGAGATGACGCAATAATTATTGAGTGGGACAGTATTTCGTTTTCTAAATATTATCAAAGCACAACCCTCTATCGAATAGACCCCAGCGGAAAAACAACGAAACTAACAACCGCGAATAATATAGCAGGGGGAAAATATCAAGACAACAACTTAATTAAACCAAAACAAAATGAATACCGCTATTTTTTGGTGGTAACCAACAAGTGCAACGTTGATGGTCCCTCGTCATACGAGGTTTCTACTACCAAAGAGTTTTTATTTCCAATAGAAACCACTTATATAAAAACTGCCACCGTAACAGATGACGACCACATCCAAGTTGTTTGGTTGCAAACTACTGAGGCTGATTTTGGATACTATGAAATATTAAGAAAAAGAAATGGAGACAACCAAGCCTTCGAATATTTTGCATCTACTTTTAATAGAGAAGACACCTTTTTTATTGATAATCAAGCCAATGTAAATGAACAATCATACTGTTACGTTATTGTGGTGCATGACAAATGTGGTCATTTTAGCAAACAAAGCAATGAGGGTTGTACCATTGTTTTGGAGGGAGTAAGTGTCCCATTCAAACATACTATTTGGTGGAACGATTATACTGATTGGCCAAACGATGTGAATGATTATTCCATCAGCAGATGCGTTGATACCGGACAACTTGCACTTTATGACCTTGTTGATGGCACAACCACAACCTTGGTTGATACTACTTGGGATTATTGCTGGGGTGGCTATTGGTATAGAGTAACGGCATACGAAAATGGAGGCTTAGGTGCCGAAAGCCAATCGAATCGTATCTATTTGGTGCAACCTCCGCTGCTGCATGTCCCGAATGCATTTACGCCAAACGGCGACAATCTAAACGAGACTTGGGGCATTGTTCCAGTATTTGTAAAAGAATATGAAATAGAAGTATTTAATAGGTGGGGAGAAAGAGTTTACTCCAGCGAAAACGTAAAAGAGGATTGGGCCGGATTTTACAAAGATTTGCAGCCCGGACAAACCGTATATATTTACAAAATAAGATATACCGGCTGGGACAGAAGCGTTCATCATCGCACCGGAACTGTAACCGTAATTAAATAA
- a CDS encoding PhoH family protein: MTEKIIRIEKINPSVFFGTSNQNMVLLKKHFPKLKITSRGDEIKANGAKEEIEEFEKKLGLLIAQLLNNPNITEGEVEGILQNNFEPTDSQNYFNSDVLVYGNKGKIIKPRTENQKALVQAVENNDIVFAIGPAGTGKTYTGVALAVRALKRKEIKKIILARPAVEAGESLGFLPGDLKEKIDPYLKPLYDSLLDMIPTDKYNKYIENGTLEVIPLAFMRGRTLDNCFVILDEAQNATSVQLKMFLTRMGPNAKMIINGDLSQIDLPKHQQSGLRKAIDILKDIKGVSIVELTVLDVVRHKLVKEIIKAYDRHAG; encoded by the coding sequence TTGACAGAAAAAATTATACGAATCGAAAAGATTAATCCGAGTGTTTTTTTCGGGACTTCTAATCAAAACATGGTGCTTTTGAAAAAGCATTTTCCAAAACTTAAAATCACCTCGCGTGGAGATGAGATAAAAGCTAATGGTGCGAAGGAAGAAATTGAAGAATTTGAAAAAAAATTAGGTCTATTAATTGCCCAATTGTTGAATAATCCAAATATAACGGAGGGCGAAGTGGAAGGAATTTTGCAAAATAATTTTGAGCCAACCGACAGTCAAAATTATTTTAACTCGGACGTGCTGGTATATGGCAATAAAGGGAAAATAATAAAACCCAGAACCGAAAATCAAAAGGCACTGGTGCAGGCCGTAGAAAATAATGATATTGTTTTTGCCATTGGTCCTGCCGGAACCGGCAAAACCTACACAGGTGTGGCATTGGCCGTTAGAGCCTTGAAGAGAAAGGAGATAAAGAAAATAATTTTGGCAAGACCTGCCGTAGAGGCTGGAGAAAGTTTAGGCTTTTTGCCCGGCGATTTAAAAGAAAAAATCGATCCATATTTAAAACCGTTGTATGACTCGTTGCTCGATATGATTCCGACGGATAAATACAATAAATATATCGAAAATGGCACGTTGGAGGTTATTCCGTTGGCCTTTATGCGTGGCCGAACGTTAGATAATTGCTTCGTTATTTTGGATGAAGCACAAAATGCAACCTCGGTGCAACTAAAAATGTTTTTGACCCGAATGGGGCCAAATGCCAAAATGATTATTAATGGCGATTTGAGTCAAATTGATTTGCCCAAGCACCAACAATCAGGTTTGAGAAAAGCCATTGATATTTTAAAAGATATTAAAGGCGTTTCTATTGTAGAACTTACCGTTTTAGATGTGGTGCGGCACAAATTGGTAAAAGAAATTATTAAGGCGTACGACCGACATGCCGGATAA
- a CDS encoding SAM-dependent chlorinase/fluorinase: protein MSLISLITDFGEGSIYAAQSKLWLYANLPDVKLVEISHTIDPSDVHNGAYAFELLLSHHTESTIHIIAIDFDERVHHQEILIAKHQNQYIITYNSGFLPLLGIDCLNSEIWMAKTYSGNHFLSIVECFGHLAKDILNKNLNNYSKLDHQKLRLLNAQKPTFADNLLRGKIIFVDSREYAYTNIHQTDFDEFKGSKDFNILLGRHVKINHINQSTELMAGGKTYCFFNSAGYLTIGVYRDSTKKMYNLQKDSIILIEKE, encoded by the coding sequence TTGAGTCTAATAAGTTTAATAACAGATTTTGGCGAAGGGTCGATATATGCGGCCCAATCAAAGCTTTGGTTATACGCCAATCTGCCCGATGTTAAATTGGTAGAAATAAGCCATACCATTGACCCATCTGATGTACACAACGGTGCTTATGCGTTTGAATTATTGCTTAGCCACCACACCGAATCAACGATTCACATTATAGCAATTGATTTTGATGAAAGAGTTCATCATCAAGAAATACTTATTGCAAAACATCAAAACCAATACATTATAACATACAACAGTGGTTTTTTACCCCTTTTGGGTATAGACTGTCTCAACTCAGAAATTTGGATGGCCAAAACATACTCTGGCAATCATTTTTTAAGTATTGTTGAATGTTTTGGACATTTGGCAAAAGATATTTTGAATAAAAATTTGAACAATTATTCAAAACTCGACCATCAAAAATTAAGACTTCTAAATGCTCAAAAACCCACCTTTGCCGACAATCTTCTTCGAGGAAAAATAATATTCGTTGATAGTAGAGAATATGCATATACGAACATCCACCAAACTGATTTTGACGAATTTAAGGGTTCAAAAGATTTCAATATTTTGTTGGGAAGACATGTAAAAATAAATCACATAAACCAATCTACCGAACTAATGGCCGGTGGCAAAACCTATTGTTTTTTTAATTCGGCAGGATATTTGACCATTGGGGTGTATAGAGACAGCACAAAAAAAATGTATAATTTGCAAAAAGACAGTATAATTTTAATTGAAAAAGAATGA
- a CDS encoding antibiotic biosynthesis monooxygenase codes for MIVRLVKMTFRANETSNFEQLFTKVQPLISGFEGCLGVELLKGTTSENKACVYFTRSLWMEEKNLEAYRASGLFAETWNATKAMFAEKAEAWSTKIVSNEI; via the coding sequence ATGATTGTCAGACTTGTAAAAATGACTTTTCGGGCAAACGAAACATCCAATTTTGAGCAGCTTTTTACCAAAGTGCAACCCTTAATTTCAGGCTTTGAGGGCTGTCTTGGAGTGGAATTATTGAAAGGTACAACCTCCGAAAATAAGGCCTGCGTTTACTTTACAAGAAGTTTGTGGATGGAGGAAAAAAATTTGGAAGCCTATCGAGCCTCTGGCCTATTTGCCGAAACATGGAACGCCACGAAAGCCATGTTTGCAGAAAAAGCAGAAGCTTGGTCAACAAAAATAGTTTCCAATGAAATTTAG
- a CDS encoding CAP domain-containing protein — protein sequence MKANIKFVLGVVALFLFSAYQSNAQDCADNIASAIDGNLIKRALKLADDAMEDEACKKDPEVYFLRAEVLYLVSKDEFLKTKYPDAIKDAIKSIDKGMAKNNNQIPSSKDELINKLVEENNLLGEYQYKINKYTQAVKIYEKSYELNGDEKALYWIGKSYLQATDTVLGEQTYKQLLYSLDEQIFSEKKVDKLFADAYIYYADKHWRLKQYDSANFYLENAKKAFKDNARVDYFLKEVAKQQINELPPSSLMMLKINNMMKYFPTDSFFIKKQNALYLYLLRNHFDHNNLSEIDTMLKYISAEKVAKMASKDVELIKKSDQFIESKPENVLWDFVKYYSKFDYPNISNYIAQLYIEMTATGKTPADLKQRYNIIIDFAAKNHSLALANQLLEFASAKYGDADFVATRTSLISKYKANDLSTADQGALYAMLVKANPNLSKMSDELKEVAEKYINSLVKDKEYVKAKPIINQLIKAQPDVTLWQDKLSYLAKEDFYYNYYMTRVMDETTAGILVKGYEWNGSVAGCNPGTIDPKIQQKVEDRINYFRRQTGLKSVYLDAQLNDWCQKAALMMEVNKTLDHSPTTKWSCFSDDGAEAAKYSMLTKGVTTAIAVTSFMADNQNPSVATRRWLLYPNALAIGHGSTENVCVIWAMDDSGSVDTNVYKEKFVAWPPEGNLPKMLVFDYWSFSTKQDLKGATVTMKKGNENIPLKTQELVDGYGLPTLVWKPEFNAKDITEDTVVAVSVQLRNGRKYDYKVKVMNFDAVGY from the coding sequence GTGAAGGCAAACATCAAATTCGTATTAGGCGTAGTAGCGTTATTTCTTTTTTCGGCATATCAATCAAACGCACAAGATTGTGCCGACAATATTGCATCGGCCATAGATGGCAACTTGATAAAACGGGCACTAAAACTGGCTGATGATGCCATGGAAGATGAGGCTTGTAAGAAAGATCCCGAAGTTTATTTTTTGCGTGCCGAAGTGCTTTACCTCGTGTCGAAAGATGAATTTTTAAAAACAAAATATCCGGATGCCATAAAGGATGCCATCAAATCCATTGACAAAGGAATGGCAAAAAACAACAATCAGATACCTTCATCAAAAGACGAATTGATAAACAAACTGGTTGAGGAAAATAATCTTTTAGGTGAGTATCAATATAAAATAAACAAATACACCCAGGCCGTAAAAATTTATGAAAAAAGCTACGAGCTAAATGGTGACGAAAAGGCATTGTATTGGATTGGGAAAAGCTACTTGCAAGCCACTGACACAGTATTGGGCGAGCAGACCTACAAACAACTGCTGTATTCATTGGACGAACAAATTTTCTCGGAAAAAAAGGTGGACAAACTCTTTGCTGATGCCTACATCTATTATGCCGACAAGCATTGGAGATTGAAACAATATGACTCTGCCAATTTTTATTTAGAAAATGCAAAAAAAGCATTTAAGGATAATGCCAGAGTGGACTATTTCTTGAAAGAGGTTGCCAAACAACAAATAAACGAATTACCTCCTTCGAGTCTCATGATGCTAAAAATCAACAACATGATGAAATATTTTCCGACAGACTCCTTTTTTATAAAAAAACAAAATGCCCTTTATTTATACCTACTTCGAAATCATTTTGACCACAATAATTTGTCGGAAATAGACACGATGCTCAAATACATTTCTGCCGAAAAAGTGGCCAAAATGGCCTCAAAAGATGTCGAGTTAATAAAAAAATCAGATCAATTTATTGAATCAAAGCCTGAAAATGTATTGTGGGATTTTGTAAAATACTATTCAAAATTCGACTACCCGAACATCTCTAACTACATTGCTCAACTCTATATCGAGATGACTGCCACAGGAAAAACGCCTGCTGATTTAAAACAACGTTACAATATTATAATTGATTTTGCAGCCAAAAATCACTCATTGGCATTGGCTAATCAGCTGCTCGAGTTTGCTTCGGCCAAATATGGCGATGCTGATTTTGTTGCCACCCGAACTTCTCTTATTTCAAAATATAAAGCCAATGATTTGTCAACCGCTGACCAAGGTGCTTTGTATGCTATGTTGGTAAAGGCAAACCCAAATTTATCCAAAATGTCGGATGAATTAAAAGAGGTTGCTGAAAAATACATAAACAGCTTGGTAAAAGACAAAGAATACGTCAAGGCTAAACCCATTATTAATCAACTCATTAAGGCCCAACCAGATGTTACACTTTGGCAGGATAAGCTGAGCTATTTGGCAAAAGAAGATTTCTATTACAACTACTACATGACCCGTGTAATGGATGAAACCACCGCCGGAATTTTAGTTAAAGGTTATGAATGGAATGGTTCTGTAGCGGGTTGCAACCCCGGAACCATTGACCCAAAAATTCAACAAAAAGTAGAGGATAGAATAAACTATTTTAGACGGCAGACCGGCTTAAAATCTGTTTATCTTGATGCCCAACTGAATGACTGGTGTCAAAAAGCGGCTCTAATGATGGAGGTGAATAAAACATTGGATCATTCTCCAACAACAAAGTGGAGCTGCTTCAGCGATGACGGTGCGGAAGCCGCAAAATATAGCATGCTTACAAAAGGAGTTACTACAGCTATTGCCGTTACCTCCTTTATGGCAGACAACCAGAATCCAAGTGTGGCTACAAGAAGGTGGCTACTCTACCCCAATGCTTTGGCCATTGGGCATGGTTCAACCGAAAATGTGTGTGTAATATGGGCAATGGACGACAGCGGCAGTGTAGATACCAATGTCTATAAAGAAAAATTTGTTGCCTGGCCGCCGGAAGGAAATTTGCCTAAAATGTTGGTTTTTGATTATTGGTCGTTCTCCACAAAACAAGATTTGAAAGGAGCCACCGTGACCATGAAAAAAGGAAATGAAAATATTCCATTAAAAACTCAGGAATTGGTGGATGGCTACGGCCTGCCTACATTGGTGTGGAAGCCCGAATTCAATGCTAAAGACATAACAGAGGATACTGTTGTGGCAGTTTCTGTTCAATTAAGAAACGGAAGAAAATATGATTACAAAGTAAAAGTAATGAATTTTGACGCGGTTGGATACTAA
- a CDS encoding peptidoglycan synthetase, with the protein MKIHLISIGGAVMHNLALELQRQGHDITGSDDEVFEPSNTRLLNAGLLPKKMGWHAESITNDIDIVILGMHAKSDNPELIEAQKLGLNIQSFPEFVYNQSKNKTRIVVAGSHGKTSTTAMIMHILKNQNIDFDYLVGSKLEGFELMVKLSDAPYIILEGDEYLSSAIDLRPKFLWYKPHIAIITGVAWDHINVFPTFENYVEQFKLFSETILQNGSLIYYKNDEPLAHIAQDITHAKTIAYQGLNTIIGKDSVSVDFNQKLFVMKVFGEHNFQNMEAAVLACKQMGISEEESLKAMQSFVGTARRLEEVYNKNNIIIYRDFAHSPSKVKATVDAVKNRFRTQKVIAVLELHTYSSLNKDFMPLYKNTMKMADVAFVHYNEHVFEMKRMEVLDEMYVKSQFGNVEVETNIDQLWQKLHNLVDENTIFLMMSSGNFGGKDVLELVH; encoded by the coding sequence ATGAAAATTCATTTAATATCAATAGGTGGAGCGGTAATGCACAATTTGGCTCTTGAGTTGCAACGTCAGGGGCATGACATAACTGGCAGCGATGATGAAGTTTTTGAGCCATCAAATACCCGTTTGCTTAATGCCGGATTGTTGCCAAAAAAAATGGGTTGGCATGCCGAAAGTATAACCAACGATATTGATATTGTGATATTGGGAATGCACGCAAAAAGCGATAATCCGGAACTAATTGAAGCCCAAAAATTAGGTCTGAACATCCAATCATTTCCCGAATTTGTTTACAACCAAAGCAAAAACAAAACCCGGATAGTGGTGGCCGGAAGCCACGGAAAAACGAGCACTACAGCCATGATTATGCACATTTTAAAAAATCAAAACATTGATTTTGATTATTTGGTTGGCTCCAAGTTGGAGGGTTTTGAGCTGATGGTAAAGTTGAGCGATGCTCCCTATATTATTCTAGAAGGCGATGAATATTTAAGCTCGGCCATTGATTTAAGGCCCAAATTTTTGTGGTACAAACCCCATATTGCCATCATTACCGGCGTGGCTTGGGATCATATCAATGTTTTCCCAACTTTTGAAAATTATGTAGAACAATTCAAATTATTTTCCGAAACTATTCTGCAAAACGGAAGCCTGATATATTACAAAAATGATGAACCTTTGGCACATATTGCCCAGGACATAACACACGCAAAAACCATTGCCTATCAAGGGCTTAACACTATCATTGGTAAAGATTCAGTGTCCGTAGATTTTAATCAAAAATTGTTTGTAATGAAAGTTTTTGGTGAGCACAATTTTCAAAATATGGAAGCCGCAGTTTTGGCTTGCAAACAAATGGGTATATCAGAAGAAGAAAGTTTAAAAGCAATGCAATCATTTGTTGGCACGGCCCGAAGGCTCGAAGAGGTTTACAACAAAAACAATATCATTATTTACAGAGATTTTGCTCATTCTCCGAGCAAAGTAAAGGCCACCGTTGACGCGGTGAAAAATAGGTTTCGAACACAAAAAGTCATTGCTGTTTTAGAGTTACATACCTATAGCAGTTTAAACAAAGATTTTATGCCGCTTTATAAAAATACGATGAAAATGGCCGATGTAGCTTTTGTGCATTACAACGAACATGTTTTTGAAATGAAACGCATGGAAGTTTTGGATGAAATGTATGTTAAATCTCAATTTGGAAATGTTGAGGTAGAAACAAATATTGACCAACTTTGGCAAAAATTGCACAATCTTGTGGACGAAAACACCATTTTTCTGATGATGAGTTCTGGTAATTTTGGTGGCAAAGACGTGTTAGAATTGGTACACTAA